A single Triticum dicoccoides isolate Atlit2015 ecotype Zavitan chromosome 2A, WEW_v2.0, whole genome shotgun sequence DNA region contains:
- the LOC119353105 gene encoding uncharacterized protein LOC119353105 isoform X2, producing MLKNYVPPGCPMHMFVQKYMRLQFGRESDENYEEKRTRIGKPLMRANLAVERHASKIYTRAMFEQFGQILYESGAYQVQEVEKQKTYIAIHSDAERREKWCRVSYKVTMLDGGNEFECECGQFAHMGLLCSHVLKVLDFIRAKEILAKHIVKRCTKDATDVLPAHLAQYQKDKIRDGLGLEDRIADKGVVVNERIADAVVADQNDKVVGLAADIGENDSMSRTSNRLDGLLAPAKRKEMGRPTTSREKAPYEGLSKRTRFCMICHRQGHKRTTCPDRGDIPKQPRKSARCKNCGVEGHRRNNCNKAMELRLAGGM from the exons ATGCTGAAAAATTATGTCCCACCTGGTTGCCCGATGCACATGTTTGTGCAAAAATACATGAGGCTTCAGTTCGGTCGCGAATCCGATGAGAATTACGAGGAGAAGCGCACTCGCATT GGAAAGCCGCTGATGAGGGCAAATCTTGCAGTGGAGAGGCATGCAAGCAAGATATACACAAGAGCAATGTTTGAACAATTTGGGCAAATTTTGTATGAGAGTGGGGCGTATCAGGTACAGGAGGTGGAGAAACAGAAGACATACATAGCAATTCATAGCGATGCAGAGAGAAGGGAGAAATGGTGTAGAGTATCTTACAAGGTGACTATGCTGGACGGTGGCAATGAGTTCGAGTGCGAGTGTGGGCAGTTTGCACATATGGGCTTGCTTTGCAGCCATGTTCTCAAG GTCTTGGACTTCATTCGTGCGAAGGAAATACTGGCTAAACATATCGTGAAGAGGTGTACAAAAGATGCCACAGATGTTCTACCTGCTCACCTAGCCCAGTACCAAAAAGACA aaattAGAGATGGTCTAGGACTAGAGGATAGAATTGCAGATAAGGGTGTAGTGGTCAATGAGCGGATCGCTGATGCTGTAGTTGCAGACCAGAATGACAAAGTAGTCGGACTTGCTGCCGACATTGGAGAAAATGATTCTATGTCAAGGACAAGCAACCGGTTGGATGGTCTGTTGGCTCCGGCAAAAAGGAAAGAGATGGGACGACCGACAACAAGCAGGGAGAAGGCGCCGTATGAAGGGCTAAGCAAGAGGACCAGATTTTGCATGATATGTCATAGGCAAGGGCACAAACGAACAACATGCCCTGACCGTGGTGATATTCCGAAGCAGCCAAGGAAGTCTGCAAGGTGCAAGAACTGTGGTGTCGAGGGCCACCGGCGGAACAACTGCAATAAAGCAATGGAACTGAGGCTCGCTGGaggaatgtga
- the LOC119353105 gene encoding uncharacterized protein LOC119353105 isoform X1, with the protein MLKNYVPPGCPMHMFVQKYMRLQFGRESDENYEEKRTRIGKPLMRANLAVERHASKIYTRAMFEQFGQILYESGAYQVQEVEKQKTYIAIHSDAERREKWCRVSYKVTMLDGGNEFECECGQFAHMGLLCSHVLKVLDFIRAKEILAKHIVKRCTKDATDVLPAHLAQYQKDSMQNNPFSYRHFAMYMHAMELVRLGDTSLEAYIRLMDLFKSNLTIMLPFAEIRDGLGLEDRIADKGVVVNERIADAVVADQNDKVVGLAADIGENDSMSRTSNRLDGLLAPAKRKEMGRPTTSREKAPYEGLSKRTRFCMICHRQGHKRTTCPDRGDIPKQPRKSARCKNCGVEGHRRNNCNKAMELRLAGGM; encoded by the exons ATGCTGAAAAATTATGTCCCACCTGGTTGCCCGATGCACATGTTTGTGCAAAAATACATGAGGCTTCAGTTCGGTCGCGAATCCGATGAGAATTACGAGGAGAAGCGCACTCGCATT GGAAAGCCGCTGATGAGGGCAAATCTTGCAGTGGAGAGGCATGCAAGCAAGATATACACAAGAGCAATGTTTGAACAATTTGGGCAAATTTTGTATGAGAGTGGGGCGTATCAGGTACAGGAGGTGGAGAAACAGAAGACATACATAGCAATTCATAGCGATGCAGAGAGAAGGGAGAAATGGTGTAGAGTATCTTACAAGGTGACTATGCTGGACGGTGGCAATGAGTTCGAGTGCGAGTGTGGGCAGTTTGCACATATGGGCTTGCTTTGCAGCCATGTTCTCAAG GTCTTGGACTTCATTCGTGCGAAGGAAATACTGGCTAAACATATCGTGAAGAGGTGTACAAAAGATGCCACAGATGTTCTACCTGCTCACCTAGCCCAGTACCAAAAAGACAGTATGCAGAACAATCCCTTCTCTTACAGACACTTCGCTATGTACATGCATGCAATGGAGTTAGTAAGACTAGGGGACACAAGCTTAGAAGCGTACATTCGTTTGATGGACCTGTTCAAGTCGAATTTGACAAtaatgctcccgttcgcagaaattAGAGATGGTCTAGGACTAGAGGATAGAATTGCAGATAAGGGTGTAGTGGTCAATGAGCGGATCGCTGATGCTGTAGTTGCAGACCAGAATGACAAAGTAGTCGGACTTGCTGCCGACATTGGAGAAAATGATTCTATGTCAAGGACAAGCAACCGGTTGGATGGTCTGTTGGCTCCGGCAAAAAGGAAAGAGATGGGACGACCGACAACAAGCAGGGAGAAGGCGCCGTATGAAGGGCTAAGCAAGAGGACCAGATTTTGCATGATATGTCATAGGCAAGGGCACAAACGAACAACATGCCCTGACCGTGGTGATATTCCGAAGCAGCCAAGGAAGTCTGCAAGGTGCAAGAACTGTGGTGTCGAGGGCCACCGGCGGAACAACTGCAATAAAGCAATGGAACTGAGGCTCGCTGGaggaatgtga
- the LOC119357554 gene encoding uncharacterized protein LOC119357554: protein MVSEAAADRRDVSPPNSELSTGKMNPRAPGWNKRLRIGAAAPSRPPCPNRVSAFEKAVRNYAENSRDNVVTPSIGTTFDSVGEAYDFYNLYSWEKGFGICYGKSRLNVERIKCMQEIVCGCSGKAGVENTRSCRCECPALIRLLRAEDNGWYIAEHRDSHNHSLSLNFGETLHWPSHKHIDVYTRDLVKQLRQNNVNLAKVYSIIGGFFGSMDNVPFTKRSLRSLFVVELTESTQKMM, encoded by the exons ATGGTGAGTGAAGCAGCGGCCGACAGGAGGGATGTGTCACCACCAAACTCGGAGCTGTCTACTGGGAAGATGAACCCACGCGCTCCTGGCTGGAATAAGAG GTTGAGGATTGGTGCAGCAGCACCAAGTCGCCCTCCTTGCCCAAACCGTGTCAGTGCATTTGAGAAAGCAGTCCGGAACTATGCTGAGAATTCAAGAGACAATGTGGTCACGCCAAGTATTGGCACGACATTTGACTCAGTGGGAGAGGCGTACGACTTCTACAATCTGTACTCATGGGAAAAGGGATTTGGGATTTGCTATGGCAAGAGTAGGCTTAATGTTGAGAGGATTAAATGCATGCAAGAAATCGTTTGCGGTTGCTCG GGCAAAGCTGGTGTTGAAAATACAAGATCGTGCCGCTGCGAATGCCCAGCTCTAATAAGGCTCCTACGAGCAGAGGATAATGGGTGGTACATCGCAGAGCACAGGGATAGTCACAACCACTCATTATCGCTCAACTTTGGCGAGACGCTGCACTGGCCGTCACACAAGCATATAGATGTTTACACAAGAGATCTCGTGAAGCAGTTAAGGCAGAACAATGTCAATTTGGCTAAGGTGTACAGCATAATCGGAGGTTTCTTTGGATCGATGGATAATGTCCCCTTCACAAAAAGGTCTTTGCGTAGTCTTTTTGTGGTAGAATTAACCGAGAGCACGCAGAAGATGATGTGA